The following coding sequences lie in one Chelmon rostratus isolate fCheRos1 chromosome 2, fCheRos1.pri, whole genome shotgun sequence genomic window:
- the LOC121624975 gene encoding uncharacterized protein LOC121624975 — MSCLLTTQSQNCYREQIQKEMLTRLAWKSRYAKLYPTCYNPGNNSTEPTQLARVSADSRSVLPPVTRTPEKQSNLPPPPRPPPELSLEGESQLSVAPLMRPVSPQTRHALYQDSSHHGKGRSLYLQRRGHIRPEEKFDFPLLSSWEYGWRLGDYTLDYKTPSRAKSSVVKNTFYARNGVFSSPSATDALG, encoded by the exons ATGAGTTGCCTGCTGACAACCCAGAGCCAGAACTGCTACCGAGAGCAGATCCAGAAGGAGATGTTGACCCGTTTGGCCTGGAAGAGCCGCTATGCCAAGCTTTACCCGACCTGCTACAATCCCGgcaacaacagcacagagccAACGCAGCTGGCCCGTGTGTCTGCTGACTCCCG GTCTGTCCTGCCTCCTGTGACCAGGACACCCGAGAAGCAGAGcaaccttcctcctcctcctcgtcctcctcctgaGCTCTCTTTGGAAGGGGAAAGCCAGCTCAGTGTGGCCCCCTTGATGAGGCCAGTTTCTCCCCAGACCAGACATGCTCTCTATCAGGACTCCTCTCACCAT GGGAAAGGGCGGAGTCTGTACCTGCAGAGGCGTGGCCATATTAGACCTGAGGAGAAGTTTGACTTTCCTTTGCTCTCGTCCTGGGAGTATGGGTGGAGGCTGG GCGACTACACTCTAGATTACAAGACGCCGTCCCGTGCCAAGTCTTCAGTGGTGAAGAACACCTTCTACGCCAGGAACGGCGTGTTCAGCAGCCCATCAGCTACTGACGCACTGGGCTGA
- the LOC121620118 gene encoding complement C1q subcomponent subunit B-like, whose product MAPQWLSCSTAVLLLLVHVGPVVSQSCGIPGIPGIPGSHGRNGQDGLRGQKGDPGEAGQPVKGEKGEPGVWGPPGRPGLKGDVGLPGPPGRPGRPGEKGRPYNPTNQQRSYFSYKRMLSQVPEVDTAIVFNREILPDLDQQFRLSEPLTNGSFTCAVKGVYFFSYHMSVKSRVCLKLVKGSDSLMTLCDTSEGFLVTSGSAVLELQVGDTVSLEATRYNNIVTSQSSTSHTFTGFLIFPTA is encoded by the exons ATG GCCCCCCAGTGGCTGAGCTGCAGTACTGCAGTGCTTCTACTGCTGGTTCACGTCGGCCCGGTTGTCTCGCAGTCCTGTGGAATCCCGGGGATCCCTGGGATACCAGGCAGCCATGGGCGCAACGGGCAAGATGGTCTCAGGGGACAAAAGGGAGACCCAG GTGAGGCAGGTCAACCTGTCAAGGGCGAGAAGGGGGAGCCAGGTGTTTGGGGCCCCCCAGGACGGCCTGGGCTGAAGGGTGACGTGGGCCTCCCGGGGCCTCCCGGTAGACCAGGCAGGCCAGGGGAGAAGGGACGGCCCTACAACCCTACCAACCAGCAGAGATCCTACTTCTCCTACAAACGGATGTTATCTCAGGTACCAGAGGTCGACACTGCCATCGTCTTCAACAG AGAGATTCTGCCGGACCTGGATCAACAGTTTCGCTTGTCAGAGCCGTTGACGAATGGATCGTTCACGTGTGCCGTCAAAGGCGTCTATTTCTTCAGTTACCACATGTCAGTGAAGAGCAGA GTGTGTCTGAAGCTGGTGAAGGGCAGCGACAGTCTCATGACACTGTGTGACACATCTGAAGGTTTCCTGGTCACGTCCGGCTCGGCGGTCCTGGAGCTGCAGGTCGGAGACACCGTCTCCCTGGAGGCAACCAGGTACAACAACATCGTGACGAGCCAGAGCAGCACCAGCCACACCTTCACCGGCTTCCTGATCTTCCCCACCGCCTGA